Part of the Verrucomicrobiota bacterium genome is shown below.
TCAGATCGTCAAAGGGTGATTCTAACAGGTCTGGGAGCTGTAATCGTCATAGTTGTTTGTCTATTTTTCGTAGTCATCGAGCTTTTCATAGGTGAGCTTGCTTTTATTCCATTTTACGGAATTATGCTACTATGTTCATTATTGAGCTTAATGCTATTGCGCATAGGCAGCCTCGATGTGGCCAAAATTGTTTTTATAGTTCCGGTCTTATTGGTTATAGCGGTTCTGGCATCTATTGAGAAGCAGGCTACCGGTGTTTATCTCTATTTTTTGGCAGCTTGTGTCTATGTAATAACGATTTTCGGTTACGAGAAAATTATTTACTCCGTATTGTTTTTCTTGTCAACTGTGGTGCTCGCCTTCGTGTCCTATTTTTATGATATTGATATTATCGAATCAGAAGAGCTTACTCAAGCCTATATCGATACGAGCTATATTACCAACTTCATCGTTTCGCTTTTCTCGTCCTTACTTTCGATTTACTTTTTGATGCGACTGAATATTAAGTCGAACGAACACTTAATAAAAACTTCAAAGGAACTCCGAGAAAGCGAGAATAAGTTCCAACTGGCTATTCAAGGTTCCAGTGCAGGCATTTGGGAATGGAACGGTGCAGATGATTTGATTCACATTTCACCTAAGTTAGCTGAGCTATTAGGTTACAAGAAGGGAGATCTGAAGCAACTTACTATGCACGGCATGCTTTCGTTTATACACCCTGACGACCTTGAAGGTGCAAAGGAAAAGTTACTTGAGCATTTTAAGATGAGAATTCCTTTTTCAGTAGAGTGCAGGGCGAGAACGAAAACAGGTGACTATATCTGGGTGCTGGATACGGGACAGGCAGAGTGGGATAGTGAAGGTCGCGCTATCAAGATGGTGGGTACTCTCTTAGATATAGACGAAAGAAAAAGAGCTGAAACACAGAT
Proteins encoded:
- a CDS encoding PAS domain-containing protein — translated: MLDKGRLFLNNQTYESTSESDRQRVILTGLGAVIVIVVCLFFVVIELFIGELAFIPFYGIMLLCSLLSLMLLRIGSLDVAKIVFIVPVLLVIAVLASIEKQATGVYLYFLAACVYVITIFGYEKIIYSVLFFLSTVVLAFVSYFYDIDIIESEELTQAYIDTSYITNFIVSLFSSLLSIYFLMRLNIKSNEHLIKTSKELRESENKFQLAIQGSSAGIWEWNGADDLIHISPKLAELLGYKKGDLKQLTMHGMLSFIHPDDLEGAKEKLLEHFKMRIPFSVECRARTKTGDYIWVLDTGQAEWDSEGRAIKMVGTLLDIDERKRAETQIQKQNELLAKANEELDRFVYSTSHDLKAPLSSVQGLIAIAELTDNKEELKECLNLMKGRISNLNAFIADITNYSRNSRLGLSIEEVDL